The Primulina tabacum isolate GXHZ01 chromosome 1, ASM2559414v2, whole genome shotgun sequence genome contains the following window.
TGCAGGCACTTGATAGGGTTCTTCTTATTCCTTTCCCTGACCATTTATACTGCTATGATGGTTCCAAAGGTTGTGGACCTACATAACTTACCCAACGTGCTCAAAAAAGCAGAGTTTCACCAATTACGAACGGAGCTCACAACTTGTATCCAGTACTTGCCACACATGTCTGATTTCCAAAGACTTCGAAAGGGGTTAAAAATTTCCTTGCATACCATGGACTTGATACCATCCTTGACTGATTTGCATATCATGGAACTTCTCAGCAACTGTTTACCAGAACGTCTTTCCCACAGTAACCACACCGATACTTGTGTTCTGGTATTTCTCAGTTCCTTTATCCAATTCACTGTTCTCCATCACGTGGTTTACTCTCTTTCCATTTGTCATTTTGGCAAAATAGGGTTGTGAATTGGTGTGATTAGTTCAATGTTGACATTTTCCTAGGTTCAAGTTCAAAAGAGCAGAAGAGTAAATATCCTTGTCCTACATTAGCTTGTGTGATGGATTTGATAGTAGTTTTATATGGATACATATGAATTTTATTGAGTTGGACTAACCATTTTCATAAATGCGAAGTCGTTATTAGTGAAGACGTGCATTATGTAGTCTCTCCGTTTGCTTGACAATGAAAATTATTCTTTACATTATAATTCCAGAACACGTAAAAACATGTTTGCTCGCTCAATCTTTTGCAGAGTAGCATGAAGGATGACGTGTCAAACATAGTAGCACCATTGATGTCAAGGCCAATCACACGGTGGCCATTCTTCGCCTTCATGTGTGGGGCGATGTCTTGCTTGTTAGCAAGCAGTGCATGCCACTTGCTCTGTTGTCACTCCGAACGCCTATCCTACATCATGCTTAGATTTGATTATGCAGGAATATCCGCCCTTATAACAACCTCCTTTTATCCCCTTGTCTTTTATTCGTTCATGTGCTATCCTCTCTTCTGCAACCTGTACATAGGATTCATCACAATTTTGGGTGTAGGTACGATATTGGTATCCCTTCTTCCGGTTTTCCAAAGCCCTGAGTACCGTAACTTTCGAACCATGCTGTTTGTTGGGATGAGTCTATCAGGTGCAGCACCTATTCTACACAAGATCATTTTGTTCTGGAACCAGCCGGAGGCGGTCCATACAACAGTTTACGAAGCCTTGATGGGCACATTCTATGGGATCGGAACACTTGTCTATGCAACGAGAGTGCCAGAGAGGTGGATGCCGGGAAAATTCGACATTGCCGGGCATAGTCACCAACTTTTCCATATAATGGTTGTGGCTGGTGCTTATACACATTATCGTGCTGGGCTCGTTTATCTCAGATGGCGCGATCTCGAAGGATGCTGATATAATTTCCCAATTCTCTCTTTTCTTGTATTATGTAATGCAAATGCTGGTAAGGACCTCGTAAGTGCAATTTCTTGTGAATATATCACAGCATATGACAGAATTAAACCATGAAACAGAACAAGTGTAGCAAGTATCATGGGAGAATTCAAGTCTTTT
Protein-coding sequences here:
- the LOC142506249 gene encoding heptahelical transmembrane protein 4-like isoform X2 encodes the protein MKDDVSNIVAPLMSRPITRWPFFAFMCGAMSCLLASSACHLLCCHSERLSYIMLRFDYAGISALITTSFYPLVFYSFMCYPLFCNLYIGFITILGVGTILVSLLPVFQSPEYRNFRTMLFVGMSLSGAAPILHKIILFWNQPEAVHTTVYEALMGTFYGIGTLVYATRVPERWMPGKFDIAGHSHQLFHIMVVAGAYTHYRAGLVYLRWRDLEGC
- the LOC142506249 gene encoding heptahelical transmembrane protein 4-like isoform X1; this encodes MGENKRNCRLKSCCESNENESISSQTREGKGKRLWRKVKYQLVEYHSLPGYLKDNEYILGHYRSEWPMKQALLSVFTIHNETLNVWTHLIGFFLFLSLTIYTAMMVPKVVDLHNLPNVLKKAEFHQLRTELTTCIQYLPHMSDFQRLRKGLKISLHTMDLIPSLTDLHIMELLSNCLPERLSHSNHTDTCVLSSMKDDVSNIVAPLMSRPITRWPFFAFMCGAMSCLLASSACHLLCCHSERLSYIMLRFDYAGISALITTSFYPLVFYSFMCYPLFCNLYIGFITILGVGTILVSLLPVFQSPEYRNFRTMLFVGMSLSGAAPILHKIILFWNQPEAVHTTVYEALMGTFYGIGTLVYATRVPERWMPGKFDIAGHSHQLFHIMVVAGAYTHYRAGLVYLRWRDLEGC